In Phycisphaerae bacterium, the DNA window CCGACGTCTTGATACCCTGGATGAAGGTCTTCTGGGTGAAGAAGAACAGCACGATGATCGGCAGGGTCAGCAGCACGCTCACCGCCATCATCTCGCCGTATCGGCTGGCGAAGCGGCCCTTGAACATCGCCAGGCCCAGCGAGAGCGTGTACTTGGCCTCGTCCACCACGTAGATCAGCGGACCCATGAAATCGTTCCACGACCACATGAAGGTGAACAGGGCCACGGTGGCCAGGGCCGGGATCGACAGCGGCAGGACAATCTGCCAGTAGATGCGGAAGGTGCTGCATCCGTCCACGCGGGCGGCGTCGATCAGGTCCTTGGGGATGGTCAGGAAGAACTGCCGCAGCAGGAAGATGAAGAACGCGTTGCCCAGGAACGACGGCACAATCAGCGGCAGATAGGTGTTGCACCAGCCCAGCGACTTGAAGATCACGAACACCGGGATCATGGTCACCTGTGGCGGCAGCATCATGGTGCCGAGCATCAGGTAGAACAGCTTGTCGCGTCCGCGCCATTCGAGGATCGAGAAGCCAAAGGCCACCCAACTGGAACTGAGCACCGTCCCGAGCACGGTGAACACCGCGATGCGCAGCGTGTTCTGCAGGAACAAGCTGAAGTGAAACCCCTCGATGCCTTTAACATAATGCCGGAATGTCGGCCAGACTCTGGTCTCGATCCGCGAGGCATCGATCACCATACGAGCCGGCTCGTCGCTGTATACGCCAATCCGGTCGCCCTCACGCTTAAGGATGTAAGTCTGCTCGCCCGCCGGGATCTCCCACTTGCGGCCCTTCCACACGGGCTTGAGCCGCGGCAGCTCCGGAAGCGATTTCCCGGACTGCGTGAAGGCTGCCTTGAGAGCGGGGTGAATGATGCCCATGTCCATGTCGCGGACGTCGGCCGGCAGGTCGGCGGCGGTGAGTTTCTTGAGAAGCGGATCGCCCCGGCGATCGACCAGTGTGACCCGGGTTGTCTTCGGACGGCGATCCTTTGGCCGGCCCTGCTCGTCGTAGTCAACAGGGTGGTATTCGAGCACCTCCTGCATGACGACCTCGGCCCAGGTGCCGTCGTCGAGGCGCACGTACTCGCCACGGGGGATCCACTCGGGCCGCTTGGTAAACAGATGCGACTCGCTCTTGAATGATGAAGTCAGCAGCCAGACAAACGGGATCAGAAACACAACCGACAGCGCGATCAGCAGCCCGTGGCTGAGCACCGATTTGACGATCAATCTGCCGGGTCTTCGTTTCGCCACGTCATGCCCCCGCGTAGTACACTCTGCCGCGCGTCAGCCGGAAGGTCAGCGCGGTACAGATGACAATCAGAACGAACAGGATCCACGCCATGGCCGAAGCGTAGCCCATCTTGAAGTAGATGAATGCGTTGTTGAACAGGTACATCGCGTAGAAGAGGGTCGAATCGTTCGGCCCGCCCCCGCCGTCGGTCATGATGAACGCCTGGGTGAAGTACTGAAACGTCCCGATCATGCCCATGACCAAGGTAAAGAACAGGATCGGGCTGATCATCGGCAGAGTGATGTGCCAGGTTCGCTTCCAGGCACTGGCCCCGTCGATCTCGGCGGCCTCGTAAAGCTCCTTGGGCACCTCCTGCAGGCCCGCCAGATACAGGATCATGTTGTTGCCCACGCCCCAGACGCTCATCAGAATGAGTCCGGGCTTGGACCAGTACTCATTGGTGAGCCAACCCGGCGGAAAACGCAGCGCGGGCACGTTTTCTACCCCCCACGAGATCAGCTTCTCACGAAGCGCGTCCCAGCATATCTGCAGGTAGGGAGATATCGGTCCAAGGATCTTGTTGGCCACGCCGTAGCGCGGGTTCAGAATCCACAGCCAGAGCACGGTCGAGGCCACGATCGGCACGATCGACGGCAGGAAGAAGATCGTCCGGTAGAAGGCTTGTCCACGGACCTTGAGATTCAGCAGCATCGCCAGCACCAGGGCAGTCAACATCGTCGTCGGTATGGCAAAGAACATGAAGTAGCCGGTGTTCC includes these proteins:
- a CDS encoding carbohydrate ABC transporter permease; protein product: MAKRRPGRLIVKSVLSHGLLIALSVVFLIPFVWLLTSSFKSESHLFTKRPEWIPRGEYVRLDDGTWAEVVMQEVLEYHPVDYDEQGRPKDRRPKTTRVTLVDRRGDPLLKKLTAADLPADVRDMDMGIIHPALKAAFTQSGKSLPELPRLKPVWKGRKWEIPAGEQTYILKREGDRIGVYSDEPARMVIDASRIETRVWPTFRHYVKGIEGFHFSLFLQNTLRIAVFTVLGTVLSSSWVAFGFSILEWRGRDKLFYLMLGTMMLPPQVTMIPVFVIFKSLGWCNTYLPLIVPSFLGNAFFIFLLRQFFLTIPKDLIDAARVDGCSTFRIYWQIVLPLSIPALATVALFTFMWSWNDFMGPLIYVVDEAKYTLSLGLAMFKGRFASRYGEMMAVSVLLTLPIIVLFFFTQKTFIQGIKTSGMKN
- a CDS encoding sugar ABC transporter permease; this encodes MAEFWTRAERKRQILGLVFAGPWILGFLVFALYPVIASFYYSLCDYNVFDPPVFNGGRNYVELVREDKLFWTSLWNTGYFMFFAIPTTMLTALVLAMLLNLKVRGQAFYRTIFFLPSIVPIVASTVLWLWILNPRYGVANKILGPISPYLQICWDALREKLISWGVENVPALRFPPGWLTNEYWSKPGLILMSVWGVGNNMILYLAGLQEVPKELYEAAEIDGASAWKRTWHITLPMISPILFFTLVMGMIGTFQYFTQAFIMTDGGGGPNDSTLFYAMYLFNNAFIYFKMGYASAMAWILFVLIVICTALTFRLTRGRVYYAGA